A portion of the Chloroflexota bacterium genome contains these proteins:
- a CDS encoding TlpA family protein disulfide reductase produces the protein MSTVPPAAPPTDLTVSTPDTPTVAVPGAPATSPVVRRLRAVRALLWAAVAVMTLVWLFYAGGLESITALVRPAPKSVTTADIGQPAPALQLPLVGGGETNLEAFKGRPVVVNFWATWCEPCRAEMPALERAQQKYRDQGLAVIGVDMQERDDEIQAFLTQVGVTFPSLVDRTGEVTRQWRATGLPTTFLIDRQGIIQDVRVGPFTDEMLDDRLKKILAG, from the coding sequence GTGAGCACCGTACCACCTGCCGCCCCACCGACTGACCTGACCGTCTCCACCCCTGACACTCCGACCGTCGCCGTTCCAGGTGCACCAGCGACCTCGCCGGTGGTTCGCCGCCTCCGCGCCGTCCGCGCGCTGCTCTGGGCGGCCGTGGCCGTCATGACCCTCGTCTGGCTGTTCTACGCCGGCGGCCTTGAGAGCATCACGGCGCTGGTGCGCCCGGCCCCGAAGTCGGTCACCACAGCCGACATCGGGCAGCCGGCCCCGGCGTTGCAGCTGCCGCTGGTCGGCGGCGGCGAGACGAACCTGGAGGCGTTCAAGGGGCGTCCGGTGGTGGTGAACTTCTGGGCGACGTGGTGCGAGCCGTGCCGGGCGGAGATGCCGGCGTTGGAGCGCGCGCAGCAGAAGTACCGCGACCAGGGGCTGGCCGTCATCGGCGTGGACATGCAGGAGCGGGACGACGAGATCCAGGCGTTTCTGACGCAGGTGGGCGTGACGTTCCCGTCGCTGGTCGACCGGACCGGTGAGGTCACCCGTCAGTGGCGCGCCACCGGCCTGCCGACGACGTTCCTGATCGACCGTCAGGGCATCATTCAGGACGTGCGTGTTGGGCCGTTCACCGACGAGATGCTGGACGACCGGCTGAAGAAGATCCTGGCCGGCTAG
- a CDS encoding LLM class flavin-dependent oxidoreductase, which translates to MTASPRLLFGYNPPCALRGLEQFDPRTFTADLQHALDIAAPTLDSIWLGDHLMNGDRFRLEAWTMLTWIAARYPQPMLGTFVLAASFRHPPLLAKMAATLQFLSGGRYIFGYGAGWDEPEYTAYGYPFPSARVRIEQLDDAIRTIKALWTQSPASHSGPHFGVQEAYCEPRPDPVPPLMLGGDGEKFMLRVVAEHADWWLSLFRRPDILQHKLNVLAEHCKAVGRNPAEIRKCVPVRVFLDRDRAVARNRAGQHLEGEHPAFAGDPAELRDYVTQLQGLGFEKVLFLMAGFPQTDDLKLLVDEVIPHFR; encoded by the coding sequence ATGACGGCAAGCCCCCGTCTGTTGTTCGGCTACAACCCGCCCTGCGCCCTGCGCGGCCTGGAGCAGTTCGACCCGCGCACCTTCACCGCCGATCTCCAGCACGCGCTCGACATCGCCGCGCCGACGCTCGACTCGATCTGGCTGGGCGACCACCTGATGAACGGCGACCGCTTCCGCCTCGAAGCCTGGACGATGCTGACCTGGATCGCCGCGCGCTACCCGCAGCCGATGCTCGGGACGTTCGTGCTGGCGGCGTCGTTTCGGCATCCGCCGCTGCTGGCGAAGATGGCGGCAACCCTCCAGTTCCTCAGCGGCGGGCGCTACATCTTCGGATATGGGGCCGGCTGGGACGAGCCTGAGTACACGGCCTACGGCTATCCGTTCCCGTCCGCCCGGGTCCGCATCGAGCAGTTGGACGACGCGATCCGCACCATCAAGGCGTTGTGGACGCAATCGCCGGCCAGCCACAGCGGCCCCCACTTCGGCGTGCAGGAGGCCTACTGCGAGCCGCGCCCGGATCCCGTGCCGCCGCTGATGCTGGGTGGCGACGGTGAGAAGTTCATGCTGCGGGTGGTGGCCGAGCACGCGGACTGGTGGCTCTCACTGTTCCGCCGTCCGGACATTCTCCAGCACAAGCTGAACGTCCTGGCCGAGCACTGCAAGGCGGTCGGGCGGAACCCGGCCGAGATCCGCAAGTGCGTGCCCGTCCGTGTCTTTCTGGACCGCGACCGCGCGGTGGCCCGCAACCGGGCGGGCCAGCACCTCGAGGGTGAGCATCCAGCATTCGCCGGTGACCCGGCCGAGCTGCGCGACTACGTGACCCAACTGCAGGGGCTCGGCTTCGAGAAGGTGCTCTTCCTGATGGCCGGTTTTCCGCAGACCGACGACCTGAAGCTGCTCGTGGACGAGGTCATCCCGCACTTCCGCTAG
- the guaB gene encoding IMP dehydrogenase, producing MIEIPLALTYDDVLLVPRRSSVASRRDVDTTSRLTRKISLGVPIVSANMDTVTDARLAVALAHEGGIGIIHRFMTIEEEAAEVARVKRPEEVVVRDVHTTSPTRSIRDASLQMARSEVSSLLVVDRDGSVVGIVTTRDLLFEENLDRPVTDVMTGLDHLITAPVGTSFDDARRILHEHRLEKLPLVDEHGRLRGLVTSRELLRQTSHPRAARDSKGRLLVGAAIGAVGDYIERAEALVDAGADVLVVDIAHGHAEHAIKATSEVKKRFPHVELVSGNVATAEGTRDLIDAGADAVKVGVGPGAACTTRVVAGVGVPQLTAVMEAVAEADKSGVPIIADGGIRMAGDIVKAIAAGAGSLMIGSLLAGTEESPGTTVVRSGARYKVYRGSASAAVAIDRLKRERPAEDLDELAAGVVPEGVEFVVPHKGTVAQVVHQLVGGLRSGMSYLNARNFADLRANARFVRITEAGWRESLPRTMDDR from the coding sequence ATGATTGAGATCCCTCTGGCCCTCACCTACGACGACGTCCTGCTCGTCCCGCGCCGTTCTTCTGTTGCCTCGCGGCGGGATGTCGATACCACGTCCCGACTGACTCGAAAGATCAGCCTGGGTGTCCCGATTGTCAGCGCGAACATGGACACCGTGACCGACGCTCGGCTCGCCGTGGCGCTGGCTCATGAGGGTGGGATCGGCATCATCCACCGCTTCATGACCATCGAAGAGGAGGCGGCCGAGGTCGCCCGGGTCAAGCGACCCGAAGAGGTCGTCGTCCGCGACGTTCACACGACCAGCCCGACCCGCAGCATCCGCGATGCCTCGCTGCAGATGGCGCGCAGCGAGGTGTCGAGCCTGCTGGTCGTGGACCGTGACGGGAGCGTCGTTGGCATCGTCACCACCCGCGATCTGCTGTTCGAGGAGAACCTCGACCGGCCGGTGACCGACGTGATGACTGGCCTCGACCATCTCATCACCGCGCCGGTCGGCACGAGCTTCGACGACGCCCGCCGCATTCTGCACGAGCATCGGCTCGAAAAGCTGCCGCTGGTGGACGAGCACGGCCGGCTGCGCGGCCTCGTGACCTCGCGGGAGCTGCTCCGACAGACCAGCCATCCGCGCGCCGCCCGCGACTCGAAGGGACGGCTGCTGGTCGGTGCGGCCATCGGGGCTGTTGGCGACTACATCGAGCGGGCCGAAGCGCTGGTCGATGCCGGCGCCGACGTGCTGGTGGTGGACATCGCGCACGGGCACGCCGAGCATGCCATCAAGGCGACCAGCGAGGTCAAGAAGCGCTTCCCGCACGTCGAGCTGGTCTCGGGCAACGTGGCGACCGCCGAGGGCACGCGTGACCTGATCGACGCTGGCGCGGACGCCGTCAAGGTCGGCGTTGGCCCAGGCGCGGCCTGCACGACGCGCGTCGTGGCGGGCGTCGGCGTGCCTCAGTTGACGGCCGTTATGGAGGCCGTCGCCGAGGCTGACAAGAGCGGCGTCCCGATCATCGCCGACGGCGGCATCCGGATGGCCGGCGACATCGTCAAGGCGATTGCGGCAGGGGCCGGCTCGCTGATGATCGGCAGCCTGCTGGCCGGCACCGAGGAGAGCCCCGGCACGACGGTTGTGCGGAGCGGCGCGCGTTACAAGGTGTATCGAGGGTCCGCGTCGGCAGCCGTGGCCATCGACCGGCTCAAGCGCGAGCGCCCGGCCGAGGATCTCGACGAGCTGGCGGCCGGCGTGGTGCCGGAGGGCGTCGAGTTCGTGGTGCCGCACAAGGGGACAGTCGCGCAGGTGGTGCATCAGCTGGTGGGCGGCCTGCGCTCGGGGATGAGCTACCTGAACGCGCGGAACTTCGCGGACCTGCGGGCGAACGCGCGCTTCGTGCGGATCACCGAGGCCGGCTGGCGCGAGAGCCTGCCGCGCACGATGGACGACCGCTAA
- a CDS encoding amidohydrolase family protein, whose protein sequence is MLMEVSRERPAVLPADRATLLIEHAAELVTLGWSFGDGARGGLWQGDPGLIHDAAIAVGGDGRILAVGPSSRVRDVVDLAPKARIYDATGCAVVPGLIDACAEAVGPADASLQASGGGRRKKVRASSDPLTAALALSERDLIAAIWRRLDAELLAGTTGMVMTSGYGLDIDDELALLRAVQGVAEVGPLTVIGALRAGTTMPGARPVPPDQYVEMLTQDLIPETGEDDLATLFTLAADHSVLTLEQSWRVLRAAQTQGLQRRLEVSATSHPGVLDFADEMGVGSIVLLDAPSDNDIDRLSDSALTVVLPMGAEGLESWGKRCTQRLIALGVPVALGSGCGPLAAGPTTMLDAIRFACGRLGMTPAEALVASTVNAAFASGLGDDIGPLEPGKRADLLILNTASYSRLPFEVAEDPIRAVVKDGWIVVDQGTRVA, encoded by the coding sequence ATGCTTATGGAAGTCAGTCGCGAGCGTCCGGCAGTGCTTCCTGCCGACCGCGCCACCCTGCTCATCGAGCACGCTGCCGAGCTCGTGACGCTGGGGTGGTCGTTCGGCGATGGGGCGCGGGGAGGCTTGTGGCAGGGCGACCCGGGCCTGATCCACGATGCCGCCATTGCCGTGGGCGGCGATGGCCGCATCCTTGCCGTCGGGCCATCATCGCGCGTGCGTGACGTGGTCGATCTGGCGCCGAAGGCGCGCATCTACGACGCCACCGGCTGCGCCGTGGTGCCCGGCCTGATCGATGCCTGCGCCGAGGCGGTTGGCCCGGCCGATGCGTCGCTGCAGGCGTCTGGCGGCGGACGGCGTAAGAAGGTCCGCGCGTCGTCCGATCCGCTGACGGCTGCCCTGGCCCTGTCCGAGCGCGATCTGATCGCCGCGATCTGGCGGCGGCTGGATGCCGAGCTGCTCGCAGGCACGACCGGCATGGTGATGACCAGCGGCTACGGCCTGGACATCGACGACGAGCTGGCCTTGCTCCGTGCCGTCCAGGGGGTTGCCGAGGTCGGGCCGCTGACGGTCATCGGCGCGCTGCGAGCCGGCACGACGATGCCGGGCGCGCGTCCGGTCCCGCCCGATCAGTACGTCGAGATGCTGACTCAGGATCTCATCCCCGAGACCGGCGAGGACGATCTGGCGACCCTGTTCACGCTGGCCGCCGACCACTCCGTGCTGACGCTCGAGCAGAGTTGGCGAGTGCTGCGGGCGGCCCAGACCCAGGGATTGCAGCGGCGACTCGAAGTGAGCGCCACGTCCCACCCGGGCGTACTCGACTTCGCGGACGAGATGGGCGTCGGGTCCATCGTGTTGTTGGATGCGCCGTCAGACAACGACATCGACCGCCTGTCCGATTCGGCGCTGACCGTGGTGCTGCCGATGGGCGCGGAAGGGCTGGAGAGCTGGGGCAAGCGCTGCACCCAGCGGCTCATCGCCCTGGGTGTGCCGGTGGCGCTCGGGAGCGGCTGCGGCCCGCTGGCCGCCGGCCCGACCACGATGCTGGATGCGATCCGCTTCGCGTGCGGACGGCTCGGGATGACCCCGGCCGAGGCGCTGGTCGCTTCGACCGTCAACGCGGCGTTCGCCAGCGGTCTCGGCGACGACATCGGTCCGCTGGAGCCCGGCAAGCGCGCCGACCTGCTGATCCTGAACACGGCCAGCTACTCGCGGCTGCCGTTCGAAGTGGCCGAAGACCCGATCCGGGCCGTCGTCAAGGACGGATGGATCGTGGTGGACCAGGGGACGCGCGTCGCCTGA
- a CDS encoding DUF4349 domain-containing protein — protein MRSRRVLATILAVSVLMLGIAACSSAPSTSAPAKPAEAAKPAAPAATSAPAAKPAAQPATTGSGAAAVRSAEAAKPAEAAKPADSESRGSTSSVAQAPAAAPNVQQPGRPVPPAPTAIVPSQPTPAGPANPSAVVQPAAGRMVIFTTEVSMLVANPAQLINSLSDVVNQAGGYVAGVENKDENGVQVTTIRLKLPPGRYDAAMRQIRELAVEVTAEKATTQDVTEEFSDVQTQLASLEATYAKLLDFMNKAQNIEEVLKVQKELSQTKIQIDRLKGRETFLQRSAELATVTVTVRPAADVLARTYGALRTSLRRAEAQHTQTTTAIQNAKTADEETLLRDKLGEINLEIERLKARVADVENKAKVASISLPQPAQEDASLAPLTEPELLREYLRLAVELRRAEAAREQLRREVTQKPSEELYLQLQEVTAKISTLATQKKTLENRAQRTNVALPTLSPDELAALAGVQPDRRVEPGPLALVVLGALIAIGIGVLFVNRLRRRPPTAPRPSAA, from the coding sequence ATGCGAAGCCGCCGCGTCCTCGCCACCATCCTCGCCGTGTCCGTTCTCATGCTGGGCATCGCCGCCTGTTCGAGCGCGCCATCGACCTCCGCGCCTGCGAAGCCCGCCGAGGCCGCCAAACCGGCCGCCCCTGCCGCCACATCGGCCCCGGCTGCGAAGCCAGCGGCCCAACCTGCGACGACTGGCTCAGGCGCAGCCGCCGTCCGTTCGGCCGAGGCTGCGAAGCCAGCCGAAGCTGCGAAGCCCGCCGACTCCGAGAGCCGCGGCAGCACGTCGTCCGTCGCCCAGGCGCCGGCAGCCGCGCCGAACGTCCAGCAGCCGGGCCGCCCGGTGCCGCCCGCCCCGACGGCCATCGTGCCGTCGCAGCCGACCCCGGCCGGACCAGCCAACCCGTCCGCGGTGGTCCAGCCAGCGGCCGGCCGGATGGTCATCTTCACCACCGAAGTCTCGATGCTGGTTGCCAACCCAGCCCAGCTGATCAACTCCCTGAGCGATGTGGTCAACCAGGCCGGCGGCTATGTCGCTGGCGTCGAGAATAAGGACGAGAACGGCGTTCAGGTCACCACCATTCGCCTGAAGCTCCCGCCCGGCCGCTACGACGCCGCCATGCGCCAGATCCGCGAGCTGGCCGTCGAGGTGACCGCCGAGAAGGCAACCACCCAGGACGTGACCGAGGAGTTCAGCGACGTCCAGACGCAGCTGGCGTCGCTGGAGGCGACGTACGCCAAACTGCTCGACTTCATGAACAAGGCCCAGAACATCGAGGAAGTGCTGAAGGTTCAGAAGGAGCTGTCGCAGACCAAGATCCAGATCGACCGACTCAAGGGCCGCGAGACGTTCCTCCAGCGCAGCGCCGAGCTGGCGACGGTCACCGTCACCGTGCGGCCGGCCGCCGACGTGCTCGCCCGGACCTACGGGGCCCTCCGCACCTCGCTGCGGCGCGCCGAGGCCCAGCACACCCAGACGACGACCGCCATCCAGAACGCCAAGACGGCGGACGAAGAGACCCTCCTGCGCGACAAGCTGGGCGAGATCAACCTGGAGATCGAGCGGCTGAAGGCGCGCGTCGCCGACGTTGAGAACAAGGCGAAGGTGGCCAGCATCAGCCTGCCGCAGCCGGCGCAGGAGGACGCCAGCCTCGCGCCGCTGACGGAGCCGGAGCTGCTGCGCGAGTACCTGCGGCTGGCCGTCGAGCTGCGCCGCGCCGAGGCCGCTCGGGAACAGCTCCGGCGCGAAGTCACCCAGAAGCCCTCCGAGGAGCTGTACCTGCAGCTTCAAGAGGTGACCGCGAAGATTTCGACGCTGGCCACCCAGAAGAAGACCCTCGAGAATCGCGCGCAGCGGACCAACGTGGCGCTGCCGACCCTCTCGCCGGACGAGCTTGCCGCGCTGGCCGGCGTCCAGCCCGACCGGCGGGTTGAGCCCGGGCCGCTGGCCCTGGTGGTGCTCGGCGCACTGATCGCCATCGGCATCGGCGTGCTGTTCGTCAACCGGCTGCGTCGCCGCCCTCCGACAGCGCCCCGGCCCAGCGCCGCCTGA
- a CDS encoding zinc-ribbon domain containing protein — translation MAYADKVLSCRDCGQSFVFTVGEQEFFASRGFTNEPSRCRDCRMARRGSTGGGGGGYSSGGGGYSSGGGGYGGGGGGYGGGRRDREMFSVTCSACGNEALVPFQPRGDKPVYCSDCFAKNRPAGGGGGYGGGRGGYR, via the coding sequence GTGGCCTACGCGGACAAGGTTTTGAGCTGCCGCGATTGCGGGCAGTCCTTCGTCTTCACGGTCGGAGAACAAGAGTTCTTCGCCAGCCGTGGATTCACGAACGAGCCGAGCCGCTGCCGTGACTGCCGGATGGCACGTCGCGGGTCGACTGGCGGCGGCGGTGGCGGGTACAGCAGCGGTGGTGGTGGATACAGCAGCGGCGGCGGTGGATATGGCGGTGGTGGCGGCGGCTACGGTGGTGGCCGGCGCGATCGCGAGATGTTCTCGGTGACCTGCTCGGCGTGCGGCAACGAAGCGCTGGTGCCGTTCCAGCCGCGCGGCGACAAGCCGGTGTACTGCTCGGATTGCTTCGCCAAGAACCGACCGGCCGGCGGTGGCGGCGGGTACGGCGGCGGCCGGGGCGGCTATCGCTAG
- a CDS encoding ABC transporter permease produces MLRAIGEPFVAVAKGIVRTSSFFFKEIWAAVRQPKLVLSVLLGPFLILAAFGVGYRGQTPQLDTVLVLPPDQRLPDDPAAYRDMFSSVFVLKGVTRDRAQAENELDRRQVDVVVIVPDQAEQTVLSGSHAQFDVLFREIDPLQAAWVRYFATVAVQELNRRVLADLLGNTREPLDRAAQSATAVRTQADGLASDIQRNDGLSAAGRVIAMRQALQAARTAPGYSVLSAMGGKQADPLAPAEADLAAIEGDLARGQVNTPDQVVRAQRLQTTSREMEQQTQAATRVPPDVLAAPFSVQASNTVPAEPTAIAFFAPAVVALLLQHIAVSLASLSMVRDRLLGATEVYRVAPVTPFEIILGKTLSYGLLLGVVGVALFFLVNRLLGVPMLGQPVWAAASLALLLFSSLGLGFFIAGLAETETQAVQLAMLVLLASIFFGGFFLALDTLWEPIRAISYVLPVTFGSIDLRDVMLRGAAPDPLMLGALGLIGAVCYAVASFELSRRMATQ; encoded by the coding sequence GTGCTCAGAGCGATCGGTGAACCGTTCGTCGCCGTGGCGAAAGGGATCGTCCGGACATCGTCATTCTTCTTCAAAGAGATCTGGGCGGCCGTTCGCCAGCCGAAGCTGGTGCTCAGCGTGCTGCTCGGGCCATTCCTGATCCTGGCGGCGTTCGGCGTCGGCTATCGGGGGCAGACGCCGCAGCTCGACACGGTGCTGGTGCTGCCGCCGGACCAGCGGCTGCCCGACGACCCGGCCGCCTATCGCGACATGTTCAGTTCGGTCTTCGTGCTGAAGGGCGTGACCCGCGATCGCGCCCAGGCCGAAAACGAGCTGGACCGTCGCCAGGTCGACGTCGTCGTGATCGTGCCGGATCAGGCCGAGCAGACGGTGCTCAGCGGCTCGCACGCCCAGTTCGACGTGCTGTTTCGGGAGATCGATCCGCTCCAGGCGGCCTGGGTGCGCTACTTCGCCACCGTCGCCGTGCAGGAGCTGAACCGCCGGGTGCTGGCGGACCTGCTGGGCAACACCCGCGAGCCGCTCGACCGCGCCGCCCAGAGCGCGACGGCCGTCCGGACCCAGGCGGATGGGCTGGCCTCCGACATCCAGCGCAACGACGGCCTCTCCGCCGCCGGCCGGGTTATCGCGATGCGGCAGGCGTTGCAGGCGGCTCGGACCGCGCCCGGCTACTCGGTGCTGTCGGCGATGGGCGGCAAGCAGGCCGATCCGCTGGCCCCTGCCGAGGCCGACCTCGCCGCCATCGAGGGCGACCTGGCGCGCGGGCAGGTGAACACCCCCGATCAGGTGGTGCGGGCGCAGCGGCTCCAGACCACCTCGCGCGAGATGGAGCAGCAGACCCAGGCGGCGACGCGGGTGCCGCCGGACGTGCTGGCCGCGCCGTTCTCGGTCCAGGCGTCCAACACGGTGCCGGCCGAGCCGACCGCCATCGCCTTCTTCGCGCCGGCGGTGGTGGCGCTGCTGCTCCAACACATCGCCGTCAGCCTCGCGTCGCTGTCGATGGTGCGGGATCGGCTGCTCGGAGCCACCGAGGTCTACCGGGTGGCCCCGGTCACGCCGTTCGAGATCATCCTCGGGAAGACGCTCAGCTACGGACTGTTGCTCGGCGTGGTGGGCGTGGCCCTCTTCTTCCTGGTCAACCGGCTGCTGGGCGTGCCGATGCTCGGGCAGCCCGTCTGGGCGGCGGCGTCGCTGGCGCTGCTCCTGTTCTCATCGCTCGGGCTCGGCTTCTTCATCGCCGGCCTCGCGGAGACCGAGACGCAGGCCGTGCAACTGGCGATGCTCGTGCTGCTCGCCTCGATCTTCTTCGGCGGCTTCTTCCTGGCGCTCGACACGCTCTGGGAGCCGATCCGGGCGATCAGCTACGTGTTGCCTGTGACGTTCGGGTCCATCGACCTGCGCGATGTGATGCTGCGCGGCGCGGCGCCCGACCCGCTGATGCTCGGAGCGCTCGGGCTGATTGGCGCCGTCTGCTACGCCGTGGCGTCGTTCGAGCTCTCTCGCCGCATGGCGACGCAGTAG
- a CDS encoding CvpA family protein, producing the protein MFGLPTLPPTIPIDTAGWHWLDVTLGVCLAVVVLNATRRGFLRETGTLLGLGVGLVLAGRHALTVSDLIAAEVGQLPLLDGAAWLAIVVLSASVGALLAGSLRSALPLPGIGLADRAFGLAFGVLEGAAGLGLALLFVGRLGALGLSAPGFDGSLLAPVMLRWWLVVAASLPPELGVPRAL; encoded by the coding sequence ATGTTTGGACTCCCCACTCTCCCGCCAACCATCCCTATCGACACGGCCGGCTGGCACTGGCTGGACGTGACGCTTGGCGTCTGTCTGGCCGTCGTGGTGTTGAACGCCACGCGGCGCGGCTTCCTCCGCGAGACCGGCACCCTGCTCGGGTTGGGCGTCGGGCTGGTGCTGGCCGGTCGGCACGCACTGACGGTGTCTGACCTGATCGCCGCCGAGGTCGGCCAGTTGCCGTTGCTCGACGGCGCGGCGTGGCTCGCCATCGTGGTGTTGAGCGCCTCGGTTGGTGCGCTGCTCGCGGGATCGCTGCGCTCGGCCCTGCCGTTGCCGGGCATCGGGCTGGCAGATCGGGCGTTCGGGCTGGCGTTCGGGGTGCTGGAAGGCGCGGCAGGCCTGGGACTGGCGCTGCTGTTCGTCGGGCGGCTCGGGGCGCTCGGCCTGAGCGCCCCCGGGTTCGACGGCTCGCTGCTGGCGCCGGTCATGCTGCGCTGGTGGCTGGTGGTCGCGGCCTCGCTGCCGCCGGAGCTTGGCGTCCCCCGCGCCCTCTGA
- a CDS encoding LLM class flavin-dependent oxidoreductase has protein sequence MPASPRLMLGYNPPTGDRLIEAVNPRTYTKDLQGVLDVAARTFSSFWISDHHMTADRFRLECWSVLMWVAARYPGPMLGTCVMANSYRHPPFLAKMVASLQYLSNGRFIFGYGAGWQEEEYRAYGYDFPSARRRIEQLDDGVRVIKKLWTEAPATYKGPYYEVTNAYCEPRPDPVPPLMLAGDGEQYMLRVVAEHADWWLSYGRRPDVQERKLAVLAEHCKSFGRDVSEIKKAAPLTIFLDRDRAAAKARAGAKLEGENPAFAGDPAELRDHLGQLQAMGFDLVQAAFAGWPETDDLKLFADEVAPHFG, from the coding sequence ATGCCAGCCAGTCCGCGACTCATGCTCGGGTACAACCCGCCGACCGGCGACCGTTTGATTGAGGCTGTCAACCCGCGCACGTACACGAAAGACCTTCAGGGCGTGCTCGACGTGGCCGCCAGGACGTTCAGCTCGTTCTGGATCTCCGATCACCACATGACCGCGGATCGCTTCCGCCTGGAGTGCTGGAGTGTGCTGATGTGGGTCGCCGCGCGTTACCCCGGCCCGATGCTCGGCACCTGCGTCATGGCGAACTCGTACCGGCACCCACCGTTCCTGGCGAAGATGGTGGCGAGCCTCCAGTACCTCAGCAACGGTCGATTCATCTTCGGGTACGGCGCAGGCTGGCAAGAGGAGGAGTACCGCGCCTACGGCTACGACTTCCCCTCCGCGCGCAGGCGCATCGAGCAACTGGACGACGGCGTCCGGGTGATCAAGAAGCTCTGGACCGAGGCCCCGGCCACCTACAAGGGACCGTACTACGAGGTCACGAACGCCTACTGCGAGCCGCGTCCGGACCCCGTGCCGCCGCTGATGCTGGCCGGCGACGGCGAGCAGTACATGCTGCGGGTGGTAGCCGAGCATGCCGACTGGTGGCTGTCCTACGGGCGGCGGCCGGATGTCCAGGAGCGGAAGCTCGCGGTGCTGGCCGAGCACTGCAAGAGCTTCGGGCGGGACGTCTCGGAGATCAAGAAGGCGGCCCCGTTGACGATCTTCCTGGACCGTGACCGGGCGGCGGCGAAGGCGCGGGCCGGCGCGAAACTGGAGGGCGAGAACCCGGCCTTCGCGGGGGATCCCGCCGAGCTGCGCGATCACCTGGGTCAGTTGCAGGCGATGGGGTTCGACCTGGTGCAGGCGGCGTTCGCCGGCTGGCCAGAGACCGACGACCTGAAGCTGTTCGCCGACGAGGTCGCGCCGCACTTCGGGTAG
- a CDS encoding ABC transporter ATP-binding protein, producing the protein MTIGAREQTATGRVQPSIRDAAQRPADALRQSRISDGDPGERTVVAEDLGKSFGDREVVKGLSFEVKGGTIFGVIGPSGCGKTTTMRLLLGVLRPTSGDLRVLGRAPHKFRRRERERLGYMPQQFVLFPELSVSENLGFAASIYGMAFFGRGKRIRRALELVELWDARNRPAGQLSGGMQRRLELAATLVHNPEIIFLDEPTAGIDPVLRAKFWDHFRALRDEGRTLIVTTQYVTESEYCDEILVLRDGQKIATGTPEAVRRMAMGGEVVTVAGPDLNSRAVVAIREAPGVKKVSWNGRERLDVIVEEAGPAVPALIDALRAANIEFEEVGEQHPSFDDVFVQLMSDDQGSGESRAQSDR; encoded by the coding sequence GTGACGATCGGGGCGCGAGAGCAAACGGCGACGGGCCGAGTCCAACCGTCCATCAGGGATGCGGCCCAGCGGCCGGCCGACGCGCTGCGTCAGAGCCGGATCAGTGATGGCGATCCGGGAGAACGGACAGTTGTCGCGGAAGACCTCGGCAAGTCATTTGGGGATCGCGAGGTCGTCAAGGGCCTGTCGTTCGAGGTCAAGGGCGGGACCATCTTCGGGGTGATCGGCCCCAGTGGCTGTGGCAAGACGACGACGATGCGCCTGTTGCTGGGCGTGTTGCGCCCGACGAGCGGCGACCTGCGGGTGCTGGGCCGCGCGCCGCACAAGTTCCGCCGTCGGGAACGCGAGCGGCTGGGGTACATGCCGCAACAGTTCGTGCTGTTCCCCGAGCTGTCGGTGTCAGAGAACCTGGGGTTCGCCGCCTCGATTTATGGGATGGCCTTCTTCGGGCGGGGCAAGCGCATCCGCCGGGCGCTGGAGCTGGTCGAGCTGTGGGATGCGCGGAACCGCCCGGCCGGCCAGTTGAGCGGCGGCATGCAGCGCCGCCTCGAGCTTGCGGCCACGCTGGTGCACAACCCGGAGATCATCTTCCTGGACGAGCCGACGGCCGGCATCGATCCGGTCCTGCGGGCGAAGTTCTGGGACCACTTCCGCGCCCTCCGCGACGAGGGCCGCACGTTGATCGTGACCACCCAGTACGTCACCGAGTCCGAGTACTGCGACGAGATCCTGGTACTGCGAGACGGCCAGAAGATCGCCACCGGCACGCCCGAGGCGGTGCGCCGCATGGCGATGGGCGGCGAGGTGGTCACGGTGGCCGGGCCGGACCTGAACAGCCGGGCCGTCGTGGCGATCCGCGAGGCGCCCGGTGTCAAGAAGGTCTCGTGGAACGGGCGCGAGCGGCTCGATGTGATCGTGGAGGAGGCGGGGCCGGCCGTCCCGGCGCTGATCGACGCCCTCCGCGCCGCGAATATCGAGTTCGAAGAGGTCGGCGAGCAGCACCCGAGCTTTGACGATGTGTTCGTGCAGCTGATGAGCGACGATCAGGGGTCGGGGGAGAGCCGTGCTCAGAGCGATCGGTGA